Proteins from one Stenotrophomonas aracearum genomic window:
- a CDS encoding SulP family inorganic anion transporter, whose protein sequence is MTTLTRLRQDWLGNIRGDLLAGIVVALALIPEAIAFSIIAGLDPQVGLYASFCIAVVIAFTGGRPGMISAATGAMALLMVGLVKEHGLQYLLAATLLTGMLQILAGTFRLGALMRFVSRSVITGFVNALAILIFLAQLPELTNVPWTVYAMVAAGLAIIYLLPRVTKVIPSPLVAIVVLTIVALLLKLDIRTVGDMGELPDSLPVFLLPDVPLNLETLKIIFPVSATLAVVGLLESMMTAKIVDDLTDTPSNKNREAVGQGIANIASGFVGGMAGCAMIGQSVINVKSGGRGRLSSLAAGVFLLLMVVFAGPWVKLIPMAALVAVMIMVSIGTFNWGSLAALKANPKTSSVVMIATVIVTVSTHDLAKGVLIGVLLSGLFFARKVGQVLHIGSTSEEGGRLRCYTVTGQVFFASADQFIASFDFREALERVQIDVGRAHFWDLSAVGALDTVVVKFRREGTEVEILGMNEASATLVDRLGVHDKPDAVERLMGH, encoded by the coding sequence TTGACTACGCTTACTCGACTGCGCCAGGACTGGCTCGGCAATATTCGTGGCGACTTGCTTGCCGGCATAGTTGTTGCGCTCGCTCTAATTCCTGAGGCCATTGCGTTCTCAATTATTGCCGGGCTTGATCCCCAGGTGGGCCTCTACGCCTCATTCTGCATTGCAGTGGTTATCGCCTTTACCGGCGGTCGTCCGGGAATGATCTCGGCAGCTACCGGGGCCATGGCGCTGCTGATGGTTGGCTTGGTGAAGGAGCACGGACTGCAGTATTTGTTGGCAGCGACGCTCCTAACCGGGATGCTGCAGATCTTGGCTGGCACGTTTAGGCTCGGGGCGTTGATGCGTTTCGTCTCGCGCTCGGTCATCACCGGTTTTGTCAATGCGCTGGCGATCCTGATTTTCCTGGCGCAGCTCCCCGAGCTAACCAACGTCCCTTGGACCGTTTATGCGATGGTCGCCGCAGGGTTGGCCATCATCTATCTGTTGCCACGCGTGACCAAGGTCATTCCCTCGCCGCTGGTGGCCATCGTGGTCCTGACGATAGTCGCGCTCCTGCTCAAGCTTGATATCCGCACCGTGGGGGACATGGGCGAACTACCCGACAGCTTGCCGGTGTTCTTGTTGCCTGATGTTCCCTTGAATCTAGAGACACTGAAGATCATTTTCCCGGTTTCCGCCACATTGGCGGTCGTGGGCCTGCTGGAATCGATGATGACTGCAAAGATCGTCGATGATCTGACCGATACGCCGAGCAACAAAAACCGCGAAGCGGTCGGTCAGGGCATAGCCAACATCGCATCCGGCTTTGTTGGCGGCATGGCCGGTTGCGCCATGATTGGCCAGTCTGTCATCAACGTTAAGTCCGGCGGTCGTGGTCGCCTCTCATCACTGGCCGCGGGCGTATTCCTATTGTTGATGGTGGTATTTGCAGGCCCTTGGGTAAAGCTGATTCCCATGGCGGCGCTGGTCGCTGTAATGATCATGGTCTCCATTGGCACTTTCAACTGGGGTTCACTGGCGGCACTTAAGGCAAATCCCAAGACTTCTAGTGTGGTGATGATCGCCACAGTTATCGTGACGGTGTCCACCCATGATCTGGCAAAGGGCGTTTTGATCGGCGTACTGCTCTCGGGGCTGTTCTTTGCTCGCAAGGTAGGCCAGGTGCTTCATATCGGCTCCACTTCTGAAGAAGGTGGGCGTCTGCGGTGCTACACCGTGACCGGGCAGGTTTTCTTTGCCTCGGCTGACCAGTTCATTGCTAGCTTCGATTTCCGCGAGGCTTTGGAGCGCGTTCAAATTGACGTGGGCCGTGCCCACTTCTGGGATCTCAGCGCGGTGGGCGCACTGGACACGGTTGTGGTGAAGTTCAGGCGTGAAGGTACTGAGGTCGAAATCCTAGGAATGAACGAAGCCAGTGCGACGCTGGTGGATCGCTTGGGCGTCCACGACAAGCCCGACGCCGTCGAGCGGCTGATGGGCCACTGA